The Catellatospora citrea DNA segment CAGGTCAAGGTGCGGTTCAGCGCAGGCTAGGGACCGGTGCGTCGATCTGTGAACCGGCCGAAGCGGACATGCGCGGCGTTCGCGCCGAGCGGTCGCCCACACGCGCCCAGCGGCGCATGCCCGCGCGCCGAACGGCAGCGCTCCCAACCCGCCGCCCCCCAAGATCCACCGACTTGCCTGGCAAGTGGGCGAATGGCGCGCCAAGATACGCACAGGTGCCAGGCAAATCGAGCGATCAAGGCGCCGGCGCGGCGGGCGGGCGTCAGCCCCAGTGCTGCTTGGCGGGGCGGATGAGGCGGTCCTTGAGCACGCGGGTGTGGCGGCGGGCGACCGGCAGCTGGTGCCCGCCGACCGACACCACATAGCCGGAGCCGGTCAGCCGCAGCTCGGTGACCAGGTCCAGGCGGACCAGGTAGGAGCGGTGGATGCGCAGGAAACCGGCATCGGTCCAGCGCTCCTCCAGCTGCGTCAGCGACACGCGCACCAGGTGCGAGCCGTCGGTGGTGTGCAGGCGGGCGTAGTCGCCCTGCGCCTCCACCCAGCACACCGACGAGCGGGGCAGCAGCCGCACCACGCCGCCCAGCTCCACCGGGATCATCGGATCCCCGCCGGCCGGGCTCGCCTCGGGCGGGGCCGCGGGCCGGTCCTCGACGGCGGCGCGCTCGGACAGCACCCGGCGCAGCGACTCGGCGATGCGCTCGGCGCGCACCGGCTTGCGCACGTAGTCGACGACCCCCAGGTCGAAGGCGTCCGCGGCCCGGTCGTCGTACGCGGTGACGAACACGACGGCGGGGGAGCGGGCGAAGCGCTGCAGCACCCGGGCCAGGTCCATGCCGTCCAGGCCCGGCATGCGGATGTCGAGGAACGCCACGTCCACGTCGTTCTCGTGGAGCACCCGCAGCGCCTCGGCGGCGTCGGCGGCGCTGTGCACGTACTCCACGCGCGGGTCGTTGCGCAGCAGGTAGAGCAGTTCGTCGAGGGCCGGGGGCTCGTCGTCGACGGCCAGCACCCGCAGCCGCGGCGGGGTCGCGGGACGGCCGGTCACGCCCGCCTCCCGTCGCGCCCGGCGGCGGGCCGCCCGCCCGTGGCCGGCTCGCTCATCACCGCGCCACCCCGGAACTTCGGGATGCGCAGGCTCACCCGCGTGCCGGCCTGCGGCGCGGTCTCCACGACCAGGCCGTACGCGTCGCCGAACACCGCCCGCAGCCGGTCGTCCACATTGCCGAGCCCGACGTGCTGCCCGCCGTCGCCGTCGGCCGTGCCGTCGCCGTTCAGCAGCACCGCCGGGTCCATGCCCACGCCGTCGTCCTCCACGATGATCTCGCAGTCCGCGCCCGCGTCCGCGGCGATGATCCGGATCGTGCCCACCCCGGGCTTCGGATGCAGCCCGTGCCGCACCGCGTTCTCCACCAGCGGCTGCAGGCACAGGAACGGCACCTCCACCGGCAGCACCTCGGGCGCCACCCGTAGCCGCACCTGCAGCCGCTCGCCGAACCGGGCCCGTTCGATGGTCAGGTAGCGGTCGATCGAGCGCAGCTCCTCCGCGAGCGTGGTGAACTCCCCGTGCGCCCGGAACGAGTACCGGGTGAACTCGGCGAACTCCAGGATCAGCTCCCGGGCCTGCTCAGGATCGGTGCGCACGAAGGAGGCGATCGCGGTCAGCGCGTTGTAGACGAAATGCGGGCTGATCTGCGCCCGCAACGCCCGCACCTCGGCCCGCGCCGAGCGGGCCCGCTCCTCCTGCAGCTCCGCCAGCTCCAACTGCAGCCCGACCCAGTGCGCCGTCTCCAGCACCACCCGGACCAGACCCGGCGTCGGCCGGGCCTCGGTCACCGCGACCAGCGCCCCGGCGGTGCCGCCGTCGGGTTTGGACACCGGCGCCGCGACGGCCCCGCGCACCGGGCAGTCCAGCCGTACACAGGTCAGCTCCTGGGGTCGCAGCAGCACCGGCCGGCCGGTGGACAGCGCCCGCTGCGCCGCGGCCAGCAGGGCCTCGCGGTGGTGGCCGCCCGCGCCGTCGTGCGCCAGGAAACCGGTGCCGTCGGCGAGCGCCAGTCCCGCCGCGCCGACCAGGGTGCGCAGATGCTTCAGCGCCGCGGCCGCGGTCTCGTCGCGCAGACCCTGCCGCAGCGGCTCGCTGGCCAGCGTCGCCAGGTGCAGCACCTGGTACGTCGCGCGCTCCTCCGGCGTGACGACCCGGCGCCGGCCGCGCATCATCACCACCGCGGTCGCGGCGATGACGGCCGCCACGGCGGCGGCGCCCAGCGCTGGGTACATGGCAGCGATCGTGCCACGCCCCGCCCCCACGCTCCACCCCATGCGCGGCAGGGACGACCGGACGTCGCCGGTTCCGATCAAGGTCGTCGATGCCGAGAATGTCGTAATGACCTTCACCCTCGGCATCTTCGAGCTCTTCACGTACGCGATCCCGGGCGCGATGCAACTGGGCGTGTTCCTGTACGTGGCCCTGCGGCTCGACCTCGTCCAGCCGGGGGATCTGGCCGCCGTGCCGGGCCTGCTGCTGGCGGTGGCGATGGCCGTGGCGAGTTATCTGCTCGGCTACCTGACCTACGTGGTGAGCATCGTCGTCGACAAGGTGTACGCCACTCGCAAGGACAGCGGCAGCGCCTGGGCTGCCGTCGCCGCCGATGCCGCGACGCTCGGCGACCGCCGGGTGCCTCGGGCCAATTCGAGCTTTCTGCTGACCGGGGTCGAGTTGCGCGACCGGGAGGTCGCCCAGGAGGTGGGCCGGTTCCGGGCGACCGGGCTGATGCTTCGCAGCGCGGTCGTGCCGAGCTTTCTGGGCGTGCTGGTCGCCCTGACCGAAGCCGTCGCCGGCCCGCACCACTGGCTCGGCGCCGCCGTCGCCGTCGTGCTGGCCGGAGCGGTGGTCGCCTTCGCGCGACACGGCCGGGAGCTGCGGTACTGGGCCAACACGAAGACCTACCAGCTCGCCTACTGGCTGGAGCTGCCCGAGGGAGTGCCCGATACGCCGGCCTCCGCGCCGCACGTCGCCCAAGGCGATTCCCGGAGCTGATCGGTCGCGCCGACGTTCCCCGACCGGGGATAAAGGGGCTGCGGCGCAGGTCGCGCCGGTGCGAAGATCCTGCGATGGCAGTGGCGAGCGGCGTACGCATCGGATGGCCGGACGTGCCGGAGCACGTCCGAGCTGAAGTGGAGACGATCCTGGGCGACCGGGTCGTGCAGGCGGTGTCCCAGCCCGGTGGCTTCTCGCCGGGCACCGCCGACCGGGTCCGCACCGCGAAAGGCGGCCGCGCCTTCGTCAAGGCGGTCAGCCCTGCGCAGAACGAGCGCTCGGTGCAGCTGCTCCGCCAGGAGGCGCTGGTCAGCGCCGCGCTGCCGCCGGGCGTGCCCGCGCCGCGGCTGCTCGGCTGCTTCGACGACGGCGAGTGGATCGCCCTGGTGCTGCAGGACGTCGAGGGCCGCCACCCGGTGACGCCGTGGCACCGGACCGAACTCGACGCCGTGCTCGCCACGCTGGGCGCGCTCGCGGCGCGCACGACCCCGTGCCCGATGCCGGAGCTGCCGACGGTGGCGGGCTTGCTCGGCAACGACCTGTCCGGCTGGGAACGGCTGGCCGCCGACACACCCGGCGACCTCGACCCGTGGGCCGCCGCGCGGCTGCCCGAGCTGGTCGCGCTCGGGGCGGCCGGGGTGGCGGCGCTGGCGGGCGACACCGTCGCGCACACCGACATCCGCGCCGACAACCTGCTCGTCGGCCCGGACGGCACGGTGACGGTGGTCGACTGGCCGTGGGCCTGCGTCGGCCCCGCCTGGCTCGACACCGCCATGATCATGGTGAACGTGAACCTGTTCGGCGGCCACGACGTGGACGCACTGCTGGCCGAGCACGCCCATCCGCTCGGCGCGCGCCCCGCGGACCTGACCGCGCTGC contains these protein-coding regions:
- a CDS encoding phosphotransferase yields the protein MAVASGVRIGWPDVPEHVRAEVETILGDRVVQAVSQPGGFSPGTADRVRTAKGGRAFVKAVSPAQNERSVQLLRQEALVSAALPPGVPAPRLLGCFDDGEWIALVLQDVEGRHPVTPWHRTELDAVLATLGALAARTTPCPMPELPTVAGLLGNDLSGWERLAADTPGDLDPWAAARLPELVALGAAGVAALAGDTVAHTDIRADNLLVGPDGTVTVVDWPWACVGPAWLDTAMIMVNVNLFGGHDVDALLAEHAHPLGARPADLTALLAAMTGYFLDACRRPDPPGLPTVRAFQRAQGDATLRWLRTRLAAGL
- a CDS encoding LytR/AlgR family response regulator transcription factor; translated protein: MTGRPATPPRLRVLAVDDEPPALDELLYLLRNDPRVEYVHSAADAAEALRVLHENDVDVAFLDIRMPGLDGMDLARVLQRFARSPAVVFVTAYDDRAADAFDLGVVDYVRKPVRAERIAESLRRVLSERAAVEDRPAAPPEASPAGGDPMIPVELGGVVRLLPRSSVCWVEAQGDYARLHTTDGSHLVRVSLTQLEERWTDAGFLRIHRSYLVRLDLVTELRLTGSGYVVSVGGHQLPVARRHTRVLKDRLIRPAKQHWG
- a CDS encoding sensor histidine kinase yields the protein MYPALGAAAVAAVIAATAVVMMRGRRRVVTPEERATYQVLHLATLASEPLRQGLRDETAAAALKHLRTLVGAAGLALADGTGFLAHDGAGGHHREALLAAAQRALSTGRPVLLRPQELTCVRLDCPVRGAVAAPVSKPDGGTAGALVAVTEARPTPGLVRVVLETAHWVGLQLELAELQEERARSARAEVRALRAQISPHFVYNALTAIASFVRTDPEQARELILEFAEFTRYSFRAHGEFTTLAEELRSIDRYLTIERARFGERLQVRLRVAPEVLPVEVPFLCLQPLVENAVRHGLHPKPGVGTIRIIAADAGADCEIIVEDDGVGMDPAVLLNGDGTADGDGGQHVGLGNVDDRLRAVFGDAYGLVVETAPQAGTRVSLRIPKFRGGAVMSEPATGGRPAAGRDGRRA